atccctttaaatatgtattttatgtggTTTCTGATTTTTACACTATATTAGTGTGGTAATGTGTAGTATTTATAAAATGGCTGTAAATACTGACAGTTTTTTACTGACAGGGGTGATGAATTTACCAGTTTGCAgtggccaggcgcaggggctcacgcctgtaatctcagccctttgggaggccgaggggagtgGATCTCTGgaagtaaggagttcaagaccagactggccaaaacttcatgtctactaaaaatacaaaaattagctgggtgtggtggcatgtgcctataatcccagctactcaggacgctgaggccggagaactgcttgaacccaggaggtggaggctgcagtgagccgagattgcccacTCCatgccagcctaggtgacagaacgagaccccgtctcaacaacaacaacaacaacaacaaaagttcgCACTAATCTAATAACCTAATAAggctctgataaaggaaatttcgtacactgctggtagaaatataTGTATCAactatcaaaagacaaaattgcaaCAAATTTAGTTATAGATGTAATGGCTTTTACTTGCAATTCATGAATTGGGGCAGATCCCATTATACAAAATAGAATGAGAGCTTCTCCTGGGAAATAGCAGAGTGGTGAATTTTGtaaggtgggaggaaggaaaaagaacatttttttaaagctgattGGTTAACATCAGGTTGCTTCAGATTACTTTTTTATAAAGATTAAAGCAGAGGGGGCTTTCAAGCTAAAAGTGGCTTGTCTGGGGATTTAGCTattattctgtctctttctcctgaTTTCTTGGAAGGTCAGATCAACAATTTAGTTTTGGCTTGGTGGCATGGAACTTTAGCgcgagtgactccattttggtggGACCTAGAGCAGGAGCTCTGTCCAAACCAATGGCTACCTATAAATTTGAACATGTCGAACAATATTTAGAGCTAATTACAAAGTAATTCTATCTCTAAGGAGTGTCAACTAAGAAGAGGCAAGAGACCAAGCTGCAATGCAGGAGTTTATTGGGGCATTAGGAACTGCAATTCAGGAGACACAGATTCAGCTCGAAGTCAAATTGTACTCCAAAAAAGAGGAAGGGGAGTAggagtttttaagaaaaataaaaaggaagctaAGGATTacacaagttattttaaagaaattattattggTGGAGGCGGCTGGCCAGCACCACTCCATAGTTCATTGGTTGTTGTTCAGGAGATGAAGCGCTAGTGAAATATAGCTGGTTTCCAGGACCGTGTGGTCATTGCAGTTTTGACCAATTCAAGGTTCGAGGCAAGTTCCTATTGTGttttagttttggtttgttttcctttttgcaaGTTTGCAAGGAGTCCTTAGAATGGCTTCCAGGCGGagcgggcgcggtggttcacgactgtaatcccagcactttggagggccaaggcTGGCgaatcaggagatccagaccatcctggccaacgcggtgaaagcctgtctttactaaaaatacaaaaattagccgggcgtggtagcgcaagcctgtaatcccagctactcggaaggctgaggcaggataataggttgaatccgggaggcggaggttgcagtgagccgagatcgcgccattgcactccagcctgggcaacaagagcgaaactccgtctcaaaaaataagaaaataaataaataaaaattagaaagaatggcTTCCAGGCTCCATTTTACAGCTGTTAACCAGAGTGACACCGTTTTGTATATCACATTTCACAAGAGATAATCAGGTATGAGCATACAGATCTATGTTTAAGAATGTTCGCTGCAACtttatttagaataatatttcaaaatgttctacatgctaaacaataaataaatggataagtaAACTGTGCTTAGGCTTATTGTGCAGCTTATAGAACTAAAATAAGATTTGATGTTAGTTtaacaattgtttttaaataaaaataaaataaatagaagccGAACCGTGCCAGGCCTGGCAGAAGAATGACAAGTGGGAGGAGTGAGAGCCGGAAAGAGTGGTGGCAGGTGAAGTCGGAGACGACAGAGGAACTGGTTTCCTCCGCCCCGCAAGGCACACAGCCTGCCGACACCCCATCAATACATGTGGAAGGGGAAAGAGACTGAATGGAGGAATGAATACAACTTGATCCAGGTAGCGTTTCGGGAGCGGCCGCTTTACCTGTTAACCTCTCTGCCTGACAAGCGGCCAACATACGGAATCAACCACCAAGATGGCGGCGCCCTTGAGGAATCCGCAAATAGGTCGCCGCCATGTGTCGCCTAGGAAGGTACGAATTCGACCCTCGTACGGAATCAGATTCCAAGATGACGGCATCTATGAAGAAGTCACGCAGTAGGTGCAGCCATGTTGCCTGTACGTTCAGGCCGTACTAGCAGCCGCCGTACGGACTCTAGTGACAAGGTGGTGGCGCCCTCGGGAAAGCCACAATGTGAGCGCGGCCATGTTCCGGGCGAACGTGTGGATTCGGCCACCATACGGATACGATAATCAAGATGGCGGCGCCTGAGAGTTCTTCGGGGGCTCTAGGCGAGCGACCTACTGGTTTGCGGCGGAGACGACGCACGGGGCCTGCGCAATAGGAGTACCCTGCCTGGGAGGCGTGACCAGAAGCGGAAGTAGTTGTGGGCGCCTTTGCAACCGCCTGGGACGCCGCCGAGTGGTCTGTGCAGGTTCGCGGGTTGCTGGCGGGGGTCGCGAGGGAGTGCGCCGGGAGCGGAGATATGGTGAGTACCGGGTTCAGGGAGGGGTTCGGCGGTGGAGGTCGGTGGGGTTGGCAACAGTAGGGTCTGTCGGCCGACTCAGGGGTCTGTGGTGAGCCGTAACCGGAGTCTGTGGACTGAACGGCGGGAGTCTGTGGGCAGAATGATGAACCATCTGGGAGTTCTATGGTGAGCCACGGTGGGGGAGTCCGTAATAGAAGTTTAGTGGGGACAACGGGTGGCAGTTCCGTGGGAAACCGTGATCGGGGATTGTAAGGAGTCACATTGGGTGGTCTGTAGTGAGCCGTGACGAGGAGTTCGTGTCCGGGGATCCGTGGACAGCCGCGACTGGGGGTGGGTGCGGGTGCCAGGTGGGTCTATGAGGTAAACAGGGAGAGGTGCGTAGAGAACCGCGATGGGAAGTCCGCAGTGAATTACGCGGGGTCTGTGAGGCGCCACGATGGAGGGTCGCGATGCCCCATTAGCGAGTGTGGACGCAGGGAGCGGGTGTCGGTGGGTGCGTGATGGGAAGTATGGAGCAAAGTAATAGGATGTCAGGGGAAGGGATGGAGGTCAGTGGGGACTGTGATGGAGAGGTTTTTGGGGGGCCCCGATGTGAAATCTGCAGGCAGAGTGGGGATCCCTGCTGACCATGGTGGAGCTGTAATGGGATAAGCCGCCACGGTGGGGGCTGTTTAAGGATCCGTAATGGGGGTGTCCTGCAGGAGGGAGATGGTTCAGACCCAGAGCCTCCAGATGCTGGGGAGGATAGCAAGTCGGAGAATGGAGAGAATGCGCCCATCTACTGCATCTGTCGCAAACCAGACAtcaactgcttcatgatgtgagCCCGGGAGAGGTGGGCGGGGTAGACACTGGCAGGGTGGGGTGAGGCCGATGGGCCGCGCCCCTCACATCTCCACCGCCTGCCCCATCCTCCGCAGCGGGTGTGACAACTGCAATGAGTGGTTCCATGGGGACTGCATCCGGATCACTGAGAAGATGGCCAAGGCCATCCGGGAGTGGTATTGTCGGGAGTGCAGAGGTGAGGGCCATGGATGGACAGGGAAGGCAGGTGGGGCTtcaagggaggaggaggagccataATGGGGGGTCATGGGGAGTAGTGATACACGTCTGTGGTGAGCTGGATTGGGGTCTCCATTGTGAGTGGTAATAGAAGATCCCACGGGAAGAGGCAGCTCTGCCCTGGACAGGGGTGCAGAGTAGATGGGTGGGATAGTaagggagaaaagaggaagaaagaggtttTGGGACCATTCAGGCCCTCCAGTGCTCACTCACTTTGGCCCTACTCTCTGCCCCACAGAGAAAGACCCCAAACTAGAGATTCGCTATCGGCACAAGAAGTCACGGGAGCGGGATGGCAATGAGCGGGACGGCAGTGAGCCCCGGGATGAGGGTGGAGGGCGCAAGAGGCCTGTCCCCGATCCAGACCTGCAGCGCCGGGCAGGGTCAGGGACAGGGGTTGGGGCCATGCTTGCTCGGGGCTCTGCTTCGCCCCACAAATCCTCGCCGCAGCCCTTGGTGGCCACACCCAGCCAGGTGAGTGGCTGCATAAAGTGAGTAGATGTGTAAAGTGGTTCCGTTTCAGTCCTGCCTGGGTCCATAATTTCTGTTCTGGGCCCTGTCCTCCAGcatcaccagcagcagcagcagatcaAACGGTCAGCCCGCATGTGTGGTGAGTGTGAGGCATGTCGGCGCACTGAGGACTGTGGTCACTGTGACTTCTGTCGGGACATGAAGAAGTTTGGGGGCCCCAACAAGATCCGGCAGAAGTGCCGGCTGCGCCAGTGCCAGCTGCGGGCCCGGGTGAGCATGGACAGAGCTGGGTAGGGTCAGGTGTGGGAGAGCTGGTGGGTCCATGCATCGTTAGTGAAGTCTAGGCATGGCTAAGCCAGGTGGGATTAGGCCTGACTGTATCTAGACAGGTGGGAAGGGACCTGTCATGTCCAGATGAATGGGGCATGACCTGGTATGCTGGGCTGGCAGAACCCCCACCAACCCTGGGTGGACAGAGTGGGGTCAGGCGTTTCCAGGTGGTCATGCATGTCAGTACAGATAAGACAGGGGTGAGCATTCCTGGTAGTAAGGGTAGTGGGGAGGTGTGTCTGGGGAGGTAAGGCCAGGCCAGGTGGGTGGGGTTGGGCAAGGCCGCCCTCCATCCACCTGGGGCTGACCTGGGCCTTCCTCCTGCCGGCACAGGAATCGTACAAGTACTTCCCTTCCTCGGTGAGTCCAGCTCCCCAGGGTGGGGCGGGGCATGCGGGCAGGGCGGTCAGGGCCAGTCCTGAGATTCTGCCCCGCAGCTCTCACCAGTGACGCCCTCAGAGTCCCTGCCAAGGCCCCGCCGGCCACTGCCCACCCAACAGCAGCCACAGCCATCTCAGAAGTTAGGGCGCATCCGTGAAGATGAGGGAGCAGTGGCATCATCAGCAGTCAAGGAGCCTCCTGAGGCTACAGCCACGCCTGAGCCACTCTCAGATGAGGACCTACCTCTGGATCCTGACCTGTATCAGGACTTCTGTGCAGGGGCCTTTGATGACCACGGCCTGGTGAGCAGATAGGAGCATCCCTGGTGGAAGGGTGGAGgttacagaagcagagagtatCCGTAATGAGGAGACAGAGGGTATGGAAGGCTGATATGGGACATGAGTAGGTGGTGGGGTTGTCATGAGCGGGGCAGGTGGGTCAGTGCATGCCCTGCTTGCAGCCCTggatgagcgacacagaagagtCCCCATTCCTGGACCCTGCGCTGCGGAAGAGGGCAGTGAAAGTGAAGCATGTGAAGCGTCGGGAGAAGAAGTCTGAGAAGAAGGTGATGGAGAGGGTAAAATGGATGTGGAAAGGCAGAGGGTGGGGttgagggagaggcagaggtCAGAGGCTGAATGGGGCAAGAGCCAGAAAGGGCTAGAATGGAGCAGGAGTCTGGGGTCTGGGGCTGACTTTGACTCCACCCTGACCTGACCTGACCTGTCTTGCTTAACAGAAGGAGGAGCGATACAAGCGGCATCGGCAGAAGCAGAAGCACAAGGATAAATGGAAACACCCAGAGAGGGCTGATGCCAAGGACCCTGCATCGCTGCCCCAGTGCCTGGGGCCCGGCTGTGTGcgccctgcccagcccagctccAAGTATTGCTCAGATGACTGTGGCATGAAGCTGGCAGCCAAGTGAGTCATTACTGAGGGGTTCAAGGGAGTCAGGAAGTGCATGGTAGGGCCTGACCACTGCCTTCTGTATGTCTACCAGTCAATCAGCTGTCCACCATTCAGTCACCAAACAGCCACTACTCACTCAGCCATCCATCTATCCGCCCCTGTGTCCATCCAGCCACCATTCCGCCAGTCAcctgtttatttctccttttgccATTTAGTCATGCATCTATTTTCCCACCCTCACTTACTGATCACCTCACTTATTCTGTTGCTTGCTACCTTCCCTGCAGCCGCATCTATGAGATCCTCCCCCAGCGCATCCAGCAGTGGCAGCAGAGCCCTTGCATTGCTGAAGAGCACGGCAAGAAGCTGCTGGAACGCATTCGCCGAGAGCAGCAGAGTGCCCGCACTCGCCTTCAGGAAATGGAACGCCGATTCCATGAGCTTGAGGCCATCATTCTGCGTGCCAAGCAGCAGGCTGTGCGCGAGGATGAGGAGGTGAGCGAGCAGCGGCGCAGCGGGGCAGGGCCGGTACTTTGTCCTTCCTAGCCTTATTGTTCCTTCCACCCCCTGCAGAGCAATGAGGGTGACAGTGATGACACAGACCTGCAGATCTTCTGTGTTTCCTGTGGGCACCCCATCAACCCACGTGTTGCCTTGCGCCACATGGAGCGCTGCTATGCCAAGGTTGGGGGTCAGACTGAGGGGGCAGACCATGTGGGAACATCAGTGGGCCAGTGGGGGACAGATTTGTTGTCTGGGTGGTGTCTTGGGAGGGCATGCAGCGCACATCCACAGTTCCCTCCATTTGTGCTCATCCCTCCAGTATGAGAGCCAGACATCCTTTGGGTCCATGTACCCCACACGCATTGAAGGGTAAGTGAGGGTGCCACGCGAAGTGAGAGGTGTGGGGGGTTAAGGCGGAGGTCAGAAGTGGGATGTGTGTGGAACTGGGACAGAATACAGGCAAGGACAGGTGGACCTCCCTTTACTACCCTCTCCCTATTCCAAACCCCCAGGGCCACACGACTCTTCTGTGATGTGTATAATCCTCAGAGCAAAACATACTGTAAGCGGCTCCAGGTGCTGTGCCCCGAGCACTCACGGGACCCCAAAGTAAGGTTTTCCTTCAGCTCCTCCCATTttgcccctcctccctgcctcgcTGTCCCACATTCATCCCTGCCTCCCTCACCTCACCTTTCCTTCACTTTTTCCTCTCACCTTCCCTGGTGCttcaccctccattcctccctttTCCATGCCTCCTCACCGTTCCCTGAACCCTCCAATCTTTACCTTCTCCCTCCTTGAGCCCCCATTCCTATTCTCCCTTATCACCGTTATTCATCCTTCCAACCTGGCCTCCCTGCAGGTGCCAGCTGACGAGGTATGCGGGTGCCCCCTTGTACGTGATGTCTTTGAGCTCACGGGTGACTTCTGCCGCCTGCCCAAACGCCAGTGCAATCGCCATTACTGCTGGGAGAAGCTGCGGCGTGCGGAAGTGGACTTGGAGCGCGTGCGTGTGGTAGGTTTCCCTGCGGTTTCGGTGGTGCATGTGGTAGGTTTCCATGCCGGACGTGGCCGAGGGCAGGCGGGGCTTCAGGTGTTCCTGCTTAGGACTCCTGCCACTCTCTTGGCAGTGGTACAAGCTGGACGAGCTGTTTGAGCAGGAGCGCAATGTGCGCACAGCCATGACAAACCGCGCGGGATTGCTGGCCCTGATGTTGCACCAGACGATCCAGCACGATCCCCTCACTACCGACCTGCGCTCCAGTGCCGACCGCTGAGCCTTCTGGCCCGGACCCCTCACACCCTGCATTCCAGATGGGGGAGCCGCCCGGTGCCCATGTGTCCGTTCCTCCACTCATCTGTTTCTCTGGTTCTCCTGTGCCCATCCACTGGTTGACCGCCCGTCTGCCTCTATCAGAGGGTCTGTCCCCGTCGACATGTTCAGTGCCTGGTGGGGCTG
The DNA window shown above is from Rhinopithecus roxellana isolate Shanxi Qingling chromosome 21, ASM756505v1, whole genome shotgun sequence and carries:
- the CXXC1 gene encoding CXXC-type zinc finger protein 1 isoform X1 gives rise to the protein MEGDGSDPEPPDAGEDSKSENGENAPIYCICRKPDINCFMIGCDNCNEWFHGDCIRITEKMAKAIREWYCRECREKDPKLEIRYRHKKSRERDGNERDGSEPRDEGGGRKRPVPDPDLQRRAGSGTGVGAMLARGSASPHKSSPQPLVATPSQHHQQQQQIKRSARMCGECEACRRTEDCGHCDFCRDMKKFGGPNKIRQKCRLRQCQLRARESYKYFPSSLSPVTPSESLPRPRRPLPTQQQPQPSQKLGRIREDEGAVASSAVKEPPEATATPEPLSDEDLPLDPDLYQDFCAGAFDDHGLPWMSDTEESPFLDPALRKRAVKVKHVKRREKKSEKKVMERKEERYKRHRQKQKHKDKWKHPERADAKDPASLPQCLGPGCVRPAQPSSKYCSDDCGMKLAANRIYEILPQRIQQWQQSPCIAEEHGKKLLERIRREQQSARTRLQEMERRFHELEAIILRAKQQAVREDEESNEGDSDDTDLQIFCVSCGHPINPRVALRHMERCYAKYESQTSFGSMYPTRIEGATRLFCDVYNPQSKTYCKRLQVLCPEHSRDPKVPADEVCGCPLVRDVFELTGDFCRLPKRQCNRHYCWEKLRRAEVDLERVRVWYKLDELFEQERNVRTAMTNRAGLLALMLHQTIQHDPLTTDLRSSADR
- the CXXC1 gene encoding CXXC-type zinc finger protein 1 isoform X3, whose protein sequence is MEGDGSDPEPPDAGEDSKSENGENAPIYCICRKPDINCFMIGCDNCNEWFHGDCIRITEKMAKAIREWYCRECREKDPKLEIRYRHKKSRERDGNERDGSEPRDEGGGRKRPVPDPDLQRRAGSGTGVGAMLARGSASPHKSSPQPLVATPSQHHQQQQQIKRSARMCGECEACRRTEDCGHCDFCRDMKKFGGPNKIRQKCRLRQCQLRARESYKYFPSSLSPVTPSESLPRPRRPLPTQQQPQPSQKLGRIREDEGAVASSAVKEPPEATATPEPLSDEDLPLDPDLYQDFCAGAFDDHGLPWMSDTEESPFLDPALRKRAVKVKHVKRREKKSEKKKEERYKRHRQKQKHKDKWKHPERADAKDPASLPQCLGPGCVRPAQPSSKYCSDDCGMKLAANRIYEILPQRIQQWQQSPCIAEEHGKKLLERIRREQQSARTRLQEMERRFHELEAIILRAKQQAVREDEESNEGDSDDTDLQIFCVSCGHPINPRVALRHMERCYAKYESQTSFGSMYPTRIEGATRLFCDVYNPQSKTYCKRLQVLCPEHSRDPKVPADEVCGCPLVRDVFELTGDFCRLPKRQCNRHYCWEKLRRAEVDLERVRVWYKLDELFEQERNVRTAMTNRAGLLALMLHQTIQHDPLTTDLRSSADR